Part of the Ziziphus jujuba cultivar Dongzao chromosome 8, ASM3175591v1 genome is shown below.
tagatattttttttaatctaaaccaattatttttaaaggaaaaacatAATGGTATTAACCTAAAATTATGATCatcatatagaaaaaaataacgatgataataaaaaaaatacaataggaataagcttatttttattttggatagaGAAAGAATCTGTTATAGCTTATTTTGTTATACAAGATAAATTTAACGGGCATCCAAcgacaacaaataaataagtctaatttttaaaatattagtttcCTTTAATAGATTTTTTCGGTAAAGCTTCCTTTAatcttgtaaaaatatttattaatgataacatCTGTTAtaaatttacattattttttaatccaacattaataatatatatatatatatataataaagatttggatgtttattttcaatattttttttattaggtcAACCTTACAAATACTTTTGCAAGGAAATTTGAATCTCTATTTACATCATTAAAATATACAATAACAttagaattattaaaatatttactaaatttgtTGACTAAATTATATGACAAATGATATAgcatttataatttgtttttatatatatatttattttattttacttatctatttaagcgtttaataatttatatttaaattatatgaatatctttaataataatattttaatatatatcatttaataaataaatttgataaattttttcattatttgtaGCATTAttgcaaattatatattgtaaaaaaGCCTAAATCATCTAAATGATACTACACTATacattgaaatataatataataaaaacaacttATATAGCAAActatatcatataaataatgctacattatttaaatattattttttttttatataaattgaaaaataacaatcCAGAATTGCATGAGATTCATGAtagttaatataaaaaaatcaattggcGGTGATTAATTctaaaaagttaatttgatatcttttaaatttgttgttaatttatatCTTCTATTTAACAATTAACATAAATGACATAGCTTGCCATATTATACATGGACTGTAGTATTAATCATGATGTTGTCACatctttattatttcaaaattatatatataaattaattaaaaaatattatccacatactgattttaaaatatatgtgaaaaattttgattttgattttgatttaaaaaaaaaaaaaaaaactaatgagcCATTACCACTTTACCAGCAAGAACAGCCTTATTAAACTCAAACATCGTTTTTGCATCCAACGCAAAGcctaaactaataataataatattaacacttctatggaaaaaaatgttgttaaataaaaaaataacaaatttatgaaacgataaaaaaaagcattttctatgaaagataaataataatattactattatttttataaaaactctatttaatTAATGGGAAAGACCTATACTATTTCTCCCACAAACTAAAAATACACGTATTTTTAAAAGGAGTTAGATAACCCTGCTTGAAAAcatttaaagtttattttttgtttcttcttcttcttcttattattattattttgtaataatatttttataaaaatataaataaaaaagctgtcagttaataataaaattaaaaaaaaaaagggtggggTGGGGAGGGTACgccctaaaaccctaaaacgACAATATATAAAGAAAGCGCACATTCAACCATTCTTCTAAACTCGGTGCCCCCCTTCTTCCTCTGATAAACCCCAGCAAAAACCCTAGCAAGCAGACAGCCGCCGTCTACTCACAGACACAGAAATGAGACCTCCTCGAGGTTGAAAGAACACATTCTTTCTTCTTAGAGATTTtcgagtttttgttttttttgttagtcTTAATCGTTGTCAGCTAACTAAAATAATATGTTATTTAATGGGTTGCTGATTGGTTTGGTTATGGTGTTGTTGCAGGCCGTGGTGGTAATAGTGGAGGATTCAGGGGAAGAAGTGATGGAGGCAGAGGTAGAGGAGGCAGAGGTGGTGGAGGAGACAGAGGAGGCAGAGGCGGTGGTAGAGGCAGAGGACGTGACGGCGGCCGAGGATTTGGAGGAAGAGGTCGAGGAGCCGGAAGAGGAGGTGGAATGAAAGGTGGAAGCAAAGTAGTGGTTGAGCCTCACAGACATGAAGGGGTTTTCATTGCTAAGGGTAAAGAAGATGCCCTTGTTACCAAAAACTTGGTCCCTGGTGAAGCTGTTTACAATGAGAAGAGGATCTCTGTTCAGGTatatcttgattttttttttccttgtttgatACCTGTAATTTTGTTGTCTGATTTTCAATCCCTGATGTATAGTGCTTTATTCTTATagtttatttttgaagaaatttttttacttttccctGTTTGGTACCtgtaattttattgttgattttctaCTATAATACTCTACTTTTTATAGTTTGTtttgaaacaaaattatttatttatttatttattttcttttgtactCTCTTTTTCAGAATGAAGATGGAACAAAAGTTGAATACCGTGTGTGGAATCCTTTCCGTTCAAAGTTGGCAGCTGCCATTCTTGGTGGTGTGGACGAGATATGGATTGTAAGTTACTTATCTGCATCTTGAATTCAATTTGTTTGTTCCTACTATGAGTggatttaattttatgtattataCCTAATTCTTAAAATTTGTTTGGAATTGAAGAAACCCGGTGCTCGCGTTCTCTATCTCGGGGCAGCTTCTGGGACCACAGTCTCTCATGTGTCTGACATTGTTGGCCCTGTAAGTTAAAAAGTTTTTCCTTTGCCTGGATTGTTGTTTTGATTTACTTTTAAGCTTATAGCAGGGTTAATTTGCAATGCTGTCGTTTTTATGTTTTGTAGACTGGAGTAGTATATGCGGTTGAGTTTTCTCATAGAAGTGGTAGGGATTTGGTTAATATGGCAAAGAAGCGAACAAATGTAATTCCTATTATTGAAGATGCCAGACATCCTTCTAAATACAGGATGTTGGTTAGCATGGTAGATGTCATATTTTCTGATGTTGCTCAACCCGATCAGGTTTGCtgtcttttattttaatgttttctatTCATGTTTCTTACTTTGATTTTCTGTATTTTTAAAACTTGGCGGTTTTGTTTTTACAATGCATTCTTTTTGCTCCTTTTAATTTGTCACATTTACTCATCATAGCGATGCtgaattttgtttgaaaatgaAGTTTGATATCTTATTTCTCTGCTTTTCTGTTAGTATTTCTACCACAGAGATTATCTTATTATACACATTTTCCTTTGCTTTATATAACTTACTTGTTATGCATATGATGAGTTACTCGGATTCCCCTTCAGGACATATTGGATGATGCATATTCGAGTTTTCTGATGcacatatttttatcaattgaaaGGCtaatctctctctccctctccctctatttatttgtagatgtttatatatatatatgtatgtattttttttttcactttctttgtttaaaattttctcattttttcttTAGATGGTCATTCTGCTTCTCTGAGAGGACATACCATATACATAATTTTGTATATCTCTTTTTTCAGATAAAGATGCTATGAATGAGTCTTTATTCATAGCATCGCCAttcaattttgttaaatttagtCATAAAGATGCTATGAATACTGCTGTTTTTTTATAAACAGGCTAAgatgttttatttttggacTATGCAatacttgtttttatttttttcccattttatttccattttcgTTTGAATTGTTAATATTGggctttttgatttttgaatacTGAGCATGTGATGAAGTACTCGGATTCCCCTTCAAGACGTTATGGGTGATGCAAACCCGAGTTTCTGATGCTTGTTCTGACTTGTAGTCACTTTTTGATGATTCCCCTTAAAAacaatgtttttcaaaattctgTTGCAGTTTTCGTTTTGAATATTtgagttaaaattttaatttagtagCTGCAATCTTTGTGAGTTGTGTTTTCCTGGCAGATATACCATAGATACCAATTTTTTGTTCTTAAACTTCATGTTGGTGATTCTGTGTTTCTCTGATGTCATAATTTTGACCAATAAACAGTTTTTTACTATTATGTTTGAGCTGAACCTTTCAGAAATCCATGTGCATTGCAAATGCACAACTCTTGAAGGCTTAAGCTTGATCTTGAGATATAATCGCAGTATCACCTAAGGTTTGTATGCttgtttttaatgatatttgcaGGCAAGGATTCTAGCACTGAATGCATCATACTTCTTGAAAGCTGGAGGTCATTTTGTTATCTCAATTAAGGTTTGTTtccatgatttatttttttgacagcAACTCCTAAGGGTTATATACCAATTGGAAATTATTGGAGCAAACATGTTGTTTGTACCTCTATACCTCCAAACTGGTTCATCCTTGTGTAAAACAAGCAATTTTCATAATGCTTCCCGCTTTTTTGTTGATTACTCTTCTTTAATATTTACAGGCCAATTGCATTGATTCCACCGTACCTGCCGAAGCAGTGTTTCAGCAAGAGGTTAAGAAGCTGCAAGCTGAACAGTTTAAGCCATCTGAACAGGTCACTCTTGAACCATTTGAGCGAGACCATGCTTGTGTGGTTGGTGGTTACCGCATGCCAAAGAAGCAAAAACCTGCAGCCTAGAAGAAGTTAAAACTATTTTGATCTATCTGCTGTTGTGGAATTTGTGAGGGGGTGATTGCCCATGAGAACACATAGCTTGTTTTGTTTATGTTGTTGGatattgtgttaatttgttagcTGAAtgtctttatatttatatagttttttagtATTGCAAGATTGGTCGCTATTTTGCTCTTGGAGATATCTGAATTAAAAGTGCAATTTAGCTTATAAATACTGAAATGCAAGTTCGTCAGGTTTTTGACAAATCTATCTCGTTctaaaatcaaatttgaaagaagtaagaatttaattttttcattaaaaaaatgtaaaataagaaCAGAAGCTTTATTCGATTTTGGAGGGTCAGATGATTCTATATGGATAAGGTGTGTCCTATACTTGCAcgaaaagtaaattttaaagcATAAGATTTAAAAAACAGTGGATTTTTAAGACTTTGGGGGGGTCCGATGATTACAAAATACAATGTTACTTTTGTCCTACATATGGCCATATGGTTCTTCATGCCAAATATTTGTCTGTCAAACCCTCTAGCGTGCAATGACAAGCTTCACACCCAAATTTAAAAGTGGTAAGTTATTAAaattctggaaaaaaaaaagaataaattaattaattaaaaaaccaCCAGGAGCCCCAATGtactaattaatttgttgggaattgaaaatttttttagattcgaagttataataaattatggacatttcaaaataaaaacaatctaCTGGCCTTCATATAACAGGAACAAAGTCCTTACTTACACTCATGGTGTTGTTAAAAGGAGAGGGGAAGCACATGATATCTCCAAAGTTCCAAACAGTTTCCTTTTCCAATTCTTCCCCTGGTTGAGAATCAGAGCAGAGCAGTGTGCAAACATTTTTTGGAAGATAAAGCTcccattttcttcttcctctggaataatgaatataataaaattgcaGGGTAGGGAAtgttaaaaatatagatatatatttaaaaaaaaaaagaattaaatggtTTTTAAAAGAAATGTGGAAATTGTCAGAAGTGGGATTTGAACCCACGCCCTCATACGAGGACCAGAACTTGAGTCTGGCGCCTTAGACCACTCGGCCATCCTGACTTTGCTGcctattattttcttgtttattatgatattagaattttcaattttgttgctATTTCTCTTCCAATTTAAAAATGACACACATCAACTCAATCCTTACTCTTTAGTGGCAGGACCCGACtcctcttttcaattttaaaaccattatttactttattttaataCTTAGACAGTACcatcataaaaaataacatcATTAAAAGAACTTTCCTTCAACGCTGACAACCTTTTTGCCCTTATTACCTACCATTTTCAAACATACAATGCATCATAGCTGTCCTTGctgcttttatttattcaagaaaacaaccattTTAAAGCAGCCACAACTATTCAGTTACATTCAGAATTTGTAAACCTTTTTGCCTAAACCTAACCTCATAATTTCATGAAAAGTTTCTTACCTTATTTAAGAGTCTCACGGACAAAAACACTCAAAACCAACCAACATCCATCAAATCGTGATTCTACAACCGCAgaattttttagaataaaattgaatttcaagtCTTTCCATACCCTATTGAAAGTCTGAAAATTCTCAGAAGTTTGTGAGTTGGATGGAGAAAACTAAAGGATTTTGAGCAAACCATTAAAAGCTGCAATATATGTACTTTGGTTCA
Proteins encoded:
- the LOC107423460 gene encoding rRNA 2'-O-methyltransferase fibrillarin 2, giving the protein MRPPRGRGGNSGGFRGRSDGGRGRGGRGGGGDRGGRGGGRGRGRDGGRGFGGRGRGAGRGGGMKGGSKVVVEPHRHEGVFIAKGKEDALVTKNLVPGEAVYNEKRISVQNEDGTKVEYRVWNPFRSKLAAAILGGVDEIWIKPGARVLYLGAASGTTVSHVSDIVGPTGVVYAVEFSHRSGRDLVNMAKKRTNVIPIIEDARHPSKYRMLVSMVDVIFSDVAQPDQARILALNASYFLKAGGHFVISIKANCIDSTVPAEAVFQQEVKKLQAEQFKPSEQVTLEPFERDHACVVGGYRMPKKQKPAA